The stretch of DNA ACGCGGGCGCCTTCGCGGGCCCGGTAGCCGAGGGCGGTGAGCGTTTCCGCGCCCTTGGCGCAGACCTCCGGCTTCTCGTTGCACATGCCGGTGAGATATTCATAGGCGCCGCTTGCGGCGGTGAAGGCGTCGAAGAATTGGATTTGCGGGTCGTTGGCAAGCCGCGTCGAGCTCTCCGAGCTGAAGAGCGGCAAGAGGACCAGCACAAGGCCGAACCAGAACGATCCTTTGATCAGAAGCCACATTGTCGTTGCCCATCCTGTTTTTCCCGTCCGGTCTTCTCGCCGAATCAGGCCCGGTTTTCCGGTGTGCTTTCACCCTAGCGAGGAAATGCGAATGCCACTTTTCGAAACTCGACGGCATTTGCGGCAAATTTAATTCGAATTTTAAATAAAGGCATTCTGAGCGCATTTCAGTCAAATTGTAGCCATCGGGGTTAAGCATAGCGCAGTGGGCTGCCTGGAATTGCAGGGATTCCCTAAGGGCAGCGTGCCGCAAAGGTTAACACAATGCCGAAATGCGAGCGAAATCCATCGCTTACCCCCTATTAACCACAAAAACCAAAGGGCCCTGCGGATGGCTCAAAATGGGATTTTTACAGCTTTTGGGCTGTGGAGGGCCGCTTTGCCTTATCCTTTCCTTAAGCCGCCGGGGCCTATTGTCCGCACTGTGTAAAGAGCCTTTTCGGCGGGTATTGCGTGCGCGTATTGAGTGACATTGGCGGACGGGCGGCAGCCCTCGTGGACCGAGCAGCGGCAGGCTGGCTTTCCCGCACGGGAAGCGGCGAAGCTGTTGCCGAGCGCGAGCTTGCGATCCTGCGCCGCCTTGTCTTCCTCTCTTCCGCGGCCTTGATCGCTGCGCCTTTCGGCCTCTCCTTCGTCACCAGCCCCGCCGTGGCACTGCCTGCAGGTGTCGCGACCGTCTGCGCTGCCTTCCTCTTTTCAGCCGTGGGCAGCATCGCGCTTGCCCGCCAGAGCGCTGCTGTGTCGGCCGTCGCCGCGGCGCCCGCGGAAGACTTCTTCCTGGAAAACAGTGCCGGCCTCGTTCTCTTCCTCGATCCGCAAGGCAACGTCACCACCGCCGGTGGCCGTGACTGCCGCGAGTTCCTCGCCTGGATGCGCGATCCGAAGGGCAGGGGCTTCATCGAGCAGGTGCATGTCTCCGACCGCATCTTCGTCCTGCAGGCGCTCGACCGGCTGCGCCAGGGCGAGGAGTGCGCCAGCGTCGACCTTCGCCTCGACCGCCCCTGCGTTTCCCTTGATCTTCGCCAGTTCGCGCATCTCAGAATGGACATGACGGCGCGGCGCGATGAGGACGGCGAGCTCCTGGCCGTCGTCGCCCAGCTCCGCGACGT from Rhizobium sp. 007 encodes:
- a CDS encoding DUF5330 domain-containing protein translates to MWLLIKGSFWFGLVLVLLPLFSSESSTRLANDPQIQFFDAFTAASGAYEYLTGMCNEKPEVCAKGAETLTALGYRAREGARVAYELLDSQFSDETAPALAEATPAAPLTDSPVAADAPSAKEHRAAALNQPMPYRPPVEDESVSDKVVTGAIPLPTPKPVL